In Nocardia asteroides, a single genomic region encodes these proteins:
- the zapE gene encoding cell division protein ZapE, whose protein sequence is MSEPTLDPAQRAAADALAALLDRRGRVRKPGGPRPAGVYLHGRPGRGKTMLMDRFFAVTSSKHKARMHFHRFFAELSAAVRITGSMRTAVDMVVGDVDLLCFDEFHVDDVGDGMLIARLLDVLFTRRVLVIVTANQPPAELLPDPIFHEGFEPTIALITERLTVLAVDGPRDYRSGGGRGTGGFAGGSYLVTGVLPELPPPGRPLRRALRPVPTDDGVALTFTAVCGDAGAAADYLALVAAHPRITLTGVPPLRLVPPTWSARLVTFVDVLHDAGAQLTVEATVPPAELAADAGPIPGLARMLSRLGELTPVPAS, encoded by the coding sequence ATGTCCGAACCAACGCTCGACCCCGCGCAACGTGCGGCCGCCGACGCCCTCGCCGCCCTGCTGGACCGCCGCGGCCGGGTCCGCAAACCGGGCGGCCCACGCCCGGCAGGCGTCTACCTGCACGGCCGCCCCGGCCGCGGCAAGACCATGCTCATGGACCGCTTCTTCGCCGTCACCTCCTCGAAGCACAAGGCGCGGATGCACTTCCACCGCTTCTTCGCCGAGCTGAGCGCCGCCGTCCGGATCACCGGCTCCATGCGCACCGCGGTCGACATGGTGGTCGGCGACGTCGACCTGCTCTGCTTCGACGAGTTCCACGTGGACGACGTCGGTGACGGCATGCTCATCGCCCGCCTGCTCGACGTGCTCTTCACCCGACGCGTCCTGGTAATCGTCACAGCGAACCAGCCCCCGGCCGAACTGCTGCCGGATCCGATTTTCCACGAGGGCTTCGAGCCGACCATCGCGCTCATCACCGAACGCCTCACCGTGCTCGCCGTGGACGGCCCGCGCGACTACCGCTCCGGCGGCGGGCGCGGCACCGGCGGATTCGCCGGCGGCAGCTACCTCGTCACCGGTGTCCTGCCCGAACTGCCGCCGCCCGGCCGCCCGCTCCGCCGCGCCCTGCGCCCGGTCCCCACCGACGACGGCGTCGCCCTGACCTTCACCGCTGTCTGCGGCGATGCCGGTGCCGCCGCCGACTACCTCGCCCTGGTCGCGGCCCATCCGCGCATCACGCTCACCGGCGTCCCCCCGCTGCGCCTGGTGCCGCCGACCTGGTCCGCGCGCCTGGTCACCTTCGTCGACGTGCTGCACGACGCGGGCGCGCAGCTGACCGTCGAGGCGACCGTCCCGCCCGCCGAACTCGCCGCGGACGCCGGTCCGATCCCCGGCCTGGCCCGCATGCTCAGCAGACTCGGCGAACTGACACCTGTTCCTGCCTCCTGA
- a CDS encoding DUF4129 domain-containing protein, with translation MVVSIALLCCTVVALRGHLPGAEAARPPEPGAPSALTLALMPVLLTVSVVILTAGVIASRHRLPLAVPEPERDEERELGKLGPIGVLVVAGLALLAMSLAVGSVAYLLRATAPEEEPGPVVLPPSPTGTAPLTTDAPPPDPGSAPLGLDGTALLLTAVTAAVLLGAALIGLIVVLFSGPQARRRVLVAPPEPETSSTIDSLARAAELGLAAMNAPGQDARTAIIACYVAMERGLSADRAAAPLASDTPMEVLARAFEHGALRDASARELVAMFEEARFSPHSMLEWQRMRAEQLLRVVLADLQGEMA, from the coding sequence GTGGTCGTATCGATCGCGCTGCTCTGCTGTACCGTCGTCGCGCTCCGCGGCCACCTGCCGGGTGCCGAGGCGGCGCGTCCGCCGGAGCCAGGCGCGCCGTCGGCGCTCACCCTCGCGCTCATGCCGGTGCTGCTCACCGTCTCGGTGGTGATCCTGACCGCCGGGGTGATCGCCTCCAGGCACCGGCTGCCGCTCGCCGTGCCCGAGCCCGAGCGCGACGAGGAGCGCGAGCTCGGCAAGCTGGGGCCGATCGGGGTGCTCGTGGTCGCCGGGCTGGCGCTGCTCGCCATGTCGCTCGCGGTCGGATCGGTGGCCTACCTGCTGCGTGCCACCGCGCCGGAGGAGGAGCCGGGCCCCGTCGTGCTGCCGCCGTCGCCGACCGGCACCGCCCCGCTCACCACCGACGCCCCGCCCCCCGACCCCGGCTCGGCACCGCTCGGCCTGGACGGCACCGCGCTGCTGCTCACCGCCGTCACCGCCGCCGTGCTGCTCGGCGCCGCGCTGATCGGGCTGATCGTGGTGCTCTTCTCCGGTCCGCAGGCCCGCAGGCGGGTGCTCGTGGCGCCGCCGGAGCCGGAGACCTCGAGCACCATCGACTCGCTGGCCCGCGCCGCCGAGCTGGGGCTGGCCGCCATGAACGCCCCCGGCCAGGACGCCCGCACCGCCATCATCGCCTGCTACGTGGCGATGGAGCGCGGCCTCTCCGCCGACCGCGCCGCCGCCCCGCTCGCCTCCGACACCCCCATGGAGGTGCTGGCGCGCGCCTTCGAGCACGGCGCGCTGCGCGACGCGTCGGCCCGCGAACTGGTCGCCATGTTCGAGGAGGCGCGGTTCAGCCCGCACTCCATGCTGGAGTGGCAGCGCATGCGCGCCGAGCAGCTGCTCCGGGTCGTCCTGGCCGACCTGCAGGGGGAGATGGCATGA